In Nostoc sp. CENA543, a single genomic region encodes these proteins:
- a CDS encoding TOMM precursor leader peptide-binding protein: MQFHDNQKLRLLEHLLIHVMPSESDLDRETMIFNTTRRTLKVDGQALKDLENIVFPLLDGTHTIGEIRAAVCEQITDTSLDECLTFLMNNRLVEEYSETTFALNNHEQFLPQFSLYHELGFQPKNAQERLANARVAIFGLGGSGVVAAINLAACGVGFLRLCDSISTSAYDATIMANWGLSQSGNLRAVETARQIAGMGGFTAIETVTDILNDDDTVKALLDDVDLAIVATDAVSVNLAYRLNRLCLNMQCPLLPGGAFGIEGTIGPLVVGGDSPCYLCYRMRSIACAKLPEAQLQLERHLDRDRRSQPQWRENLPIGHTLVGSYLVLDAVKLLLGLPITTQGKLLHLDLITTKLTHNVVLKKPGCPHCSSHSPF, encoded by the coding sequence ATGCAATTTCATGATAATCAAAAGTTGCGATTACTGGAACATCTCCTGATTCATGTGATGCCTTCCGAGTCTGATTTAGACCGAGAAACGATGATATTTAACACAACACGACGCACTCTCAAAGTCGATGGTCAAGCATTAAAAGATTTAGAAAATATTGTTTTTCCCTTACTAGATGGAACACACACCATCGGAGAAATACGTGCTGCTGTGTGTGAACAAATTACAGATACTTCTCTCGATGAATGTTTAACGTTTTTGATGAACAATCGCTTAGTTGAAGAATATTCAGAAACTACATTTGCTTTAAATAATCACGAGCAATTTTTACCTCAATTTAGCCTGTACCATGAACTAGGTTTTCAGCCAAAAAATGCTCAAGAACGTCTAGCTAATGCTCGTGTGGCGATTTTTGGGTTAGGTGGCTCAGGTGTAGTAGCCGCAATTAATCTAGCAGCCTGTGGTGTGGGATTTCTGCGCCTGTGCGATAGTATCTCTACATCTGCTTATGATGCCACGATTATGGCTAATTGGGGATTGAGCCAGTCTGGTAATTTGCGCGCTGTGGAAACAGCTAGGCAGATTGCAGGTATGGGAGGATTTACCGCCATTGAGACAGTCACGGATATTTTGAACGATGATGATACAGTCAAGGCTTTATTAGATGATGTTGATTTAGCTATTGTGGCCACTGATGCAGTCTCAGTGAATTTAGCCTATCGTCTCAACCGACTCTGTTTAAATATGCAGTGTCCATTACTTCCTGGGGGAGCTTTTGGAATTGAGGGTACTATTGGCCCTTTAGTTGTCGGCGGTGATAGTCCCTGTTATCTGTGCTATCGGATGCGGTCTATTGCTTGTGCTAAGTTACCAGAAGCACAATTACAACTAGAAAGACACTTAGACCGCGATCGCCGTTCTCAACCCCAATGGCGGGAAAATTTGCCCATAGGTCACACCTTGGTGGGTAGTTACTTAGTGCTGGATGCAGTGAAGTTGTTACTAGGTTTACCAATCACCACACAGGGTAAGTTACTCCATCTAGATTTAATCACCACCAAACTCACTCACAATGTGGTTCTCAAAAAGCCTGGCTGTCCTCACTGTTCTTCCCATTCCCCATTTTGA